In Candidatus Manganitrophus morganii, the genomic window GATGGCGCTCATGATCCCATCGCCGAACTTTTCATGGATCAGCTCCTTCAGCGTCGGTCCGTAGACCTGAACGATTTCGTAAAGGCGGTAGATGAGCGGGTCGGTCGGCACCACCGTCTCCGAGCCCTTGTAAGGAAACGCCTGCAGCGCGGCGGAGACTTCGGGACCGAGGTTCAGGAATTTGCAGAGCTTGTCGGCATACTCCTTCGGCATGCTGTTCTGCCCCAAACAGGCCGACGTGGTCCAGACGGGAGACATGCCGACCTCCGCGGCGATTTGCTCCCAGGTTAGTTTTTTGTCGCTTTTTGCCAAGACGATCGCCTCAGCGGCTTCGACTTTTGTCATTTTTATCTCCATTTTATGTGGGGCCTGCGCTGGAAGAAGCCGGTTGATCCCAGATAGTCACACCCGGTGCGCCTTGCCCCGCGCCCTATGTTCTCTTAATGCTAAAGCTCTTGATATACTCTTCCGGTTTGTGGGGATCGAAGACCTTGTTCATGATCGTGTGGTTCTGGTAGGTGCTGCCCGGCGGGGGGTAACCGATCTCTTTCATCTTCTCGCCGCACTCCGAGGCGAGATAGACCCGCTCCGCCACCGCTTTGTAATCGACGTCTCCTTTGATATACCCCCACCGCTTCATCTGGGTCAGAATCCAGACCCCCATCGAATGCCAGGGGAAGGGAT contains:
- the cynS gene encoding cyanase; amino-acid sequence: MTKVEAAEAIVLAKSDKKLTWEQIAAEVGMSPVWTTSACLGQNSMPKEYADKLCKFLNLGPEVSAALQAFPYKGSETVVPTDPLIYRLYEIVQVYGPTLKELIHEKFGDGIMSAIDFTMHVEKVPDPKGDRVKLTMNGKFLPYKMW